Part of the Labilibaculum antarcticum genome, CGGAAGCCCAAATATATGTTACGGAAAGGCATTATTGCAGTTACGGAAGCACTATTTTATGCACTAATGGGGTTCTCTGTTGCACAAATTAAGTTCTTTTATGCTCAAATGAATACATCTGCTGTGCAAATGGCATTACTTGCCTATTTTTAGGCTTAGGGGTAAGAAATTGAGCGATTTACTACTTAAATTTAATTTGGCAACTTTGACAGGATAAGAGTTATATGAATTTTGTTAGCTTTGGTACTGTTAATTGAATAAATGAATTAAAAGACTAGAAATATTTCAAAAATAAAATCTAAAAATATGCCCAATTTAAGCACCCAATTAATTCTTGACAGATGCCCTCATTGTAAAATTGCACACCCATCATTACATACCTCTTCAGAATTTACCACAAAAGATTTTAAAGGAGGTCATATAAGATGTTGGATGACATATCGATGCACCCAATGTGGAGGTGTTGTCCTCGCATCTAGCCCAAATAGCAATGGACATATTACTGAAATGTACCCAGAATCTAAAATTGTAGATTCTGTTATACCTGAACCGGCAAAAGAATATTTAAAACAGGCCATTAATAGTCTTCATGCTCCATCTGCTTCAATAATGGTTGCCGCGTCTTCAATTGACGCTATGCTTAAAACCAAAGGATATACTGAAGGTGGTCTTTACCCTAGAATTAATAAGGCAGCAACAGACCATCTTATTACAGATGAAATGGCGAAGTGGGCACATCAAGTAAGATTGGGAGCAAACGGCCAAAGGCATGCTGATGGAGATTACGAAATGCCCACTCAAGAAGAAGCCCAGAGATTAATTGATTTTACTCAAGCATTAGCCGAATTTCTTTTTGTACTACCTGCCAAGGTTGAGCAAGGTGTTGCGAGTACCACTCCTACAGAAGTTTAATATAAAAAAAGATACTACATGGATATAGACATGCTCGACGTGCTTGTTAATGTTTTTAGAAGAGATTACCCAATTAGTCTCAGAATTCGAGATATTCAAAGAGCAAGAACTGGCATTCCTCCAATAATGTTGGAAAAAGCTCTTACTTTCTTGGTATCAGAAAAAATTCTAATCTGTCCAGATAAAGATAGCTATGAATTAAACCCAGATATTTATAGGGATATTGAAGCTCATTATGGATATGGTAATTATATCAGATCGTTGCAGGAAGAAAAGAAGAAGAAACAAGATTATAACGATATATCTTTTGAGAAACTCAACAATGACGCGAAAATTGCAAGATGGCAAACTAAAACTTTCTGGCCAGTATTCATTTTTGGAATTATTGGTGGTGTTTTTGGTGTTATCTCTTTTATCATGCAAGTATCCGAAAATAAAGAAACAAAACAAGGACAGCAAGTTAATCAGCCTACGATTAAATCTAAAGCTGATTCTACAGAAATAATAAAGGCGAAAAAATCATTGGAAGTTAAAGACGAAAAAGCAATATTATGACAGTTTATTCAGAAGACTATGTACAGGAATTATTCTCTCAAGTATTAAAATTAGACTATTCTGACATAAAACCTAAACTTGAGTTAACTAGAAAAGATGAAACCTTCCTCCGGAATTCTTATCTAAAAGTCTCATTACCATTAAAACAAGCTATAAACATAAATACTCAAAATCTTAATGTTATACCAGAAAATTTACAAAGAGAACTTTTAGAAATTTGTATTGACTGGTTGAACCGAATTTCTCTTTTTTCTGAAAAATCACTTAAAGGGTTTAAGAAAACTAACAAAGAACCAACACAAGAGGAAGTAGAAAGTTACATGATTAAATTCCATAATTTCAGTAACAATCTTGCCCAAACCAAATTCTTTAATTTGATTTTAACAATAAAGCTATATGCAAACGAACCTGAATTATCAAGTATCAAAGAAATCGAAGATTTAATCAATTCAAAATTACCAAACCTTAAAGAATCAGAAAGGGATAGTAATTCCATTAAATCTCTACTCAACGAACTTCAGAAACAAACCAAAAAACATATCACATCTGATTATGCTTTAATTTTCCAAAGGGTATGGGAAAAACATCAAACTTACTCGCATTACTGGCTAAGTGCTGGTATTATTACTGCAATAGTGTTCATCCTTACATTATCTTTTGGTGCTTTTGATAGCCTCAAAACTGAGAATATGTCAGATTCTGGAGTTTTCATCAACTACAATCTTGGAAATATCGTGGCACGAGTATTAATCATCGCTATTCAGGT contains:
- a CDS encoding DUF4145 domain-containing protein → MPNLSTQLILDRCPHCKIAHPSLHTSSEFTTKDFKGGHIRCWMTYRCTQCGGVVLASSPNSNGHITEMYPESKIVDSVIPEPAKEYLKQAINSLHAPSASIMVAASSIDAMLKTKGYTEGGLYPRINKAATDHLITDEMAKWAHQVRLGANGQRHADGDYEMPTQEEAQRLIDFTQALAEFLFVLPAKVEQGVASTTPTEV